Genomic DNA from Desulfonema ishimotonii:
TCGTGCCCACCACACCGTATCGCATCCGCGCTACGCCGTAAAAAATATCGGCATCTGCGGCGGGGTGGGAATGGTGGACACAAAAAGCGTGCCCACCCTGCACGGTTGCATGAAAAATCATAAGAAAATCAGACTCCGCCCCCAATACCCCGCCCATCACAGCCGATACGGAACCCGCCTCCTGAGCCGTATCCGTTTCAGGTCGATGGCAACGTCCCAGGCCAGCACCTCCACGCCATTGGCGACGGCCCGGCGGAGTTCCTCGCCGTAGGCCGGATCAATCTCATCTGCCGGTCGGAAGACGTTGGCGTCTGTGCGCTGGATGAGGTAGAACATCACGCATCGGTTCCCGGCGGCCGCGAGTTCCTGCAACGTCACCAGATGCTTGCGCCCCCGGTCGGTGACGGCGTCCGGGAAGGCGGCCACACCATCCCGGACCAGGGTGCAGTTTTTGACCTCAACAAAACATCGGGAACCGTTGCTGCCGGTCAGCAGGATATCGAGCCGGGAATTCTCACCGGCCTTCACCTCCCGCCGGACCCGATCGTATCCCGCCAGTTCCGGCACAAGAGCGGCCCGGAGGGACTCGGCCACCAGCCGGTTGGGCACCTGTGTGTTGACGCCCACCAGGGAGCCGGGCATCTGAATCAGCTCCCAGGTGTATTTCAGCTTGCGTCTGGGATTGTCATGGAAGGAGATGTAAACGGGCTGACCGGGCAGGCAGCTCTCGGTCATCTTTCCGGAATTGGGGCAGTGGGCAGTGACGGTCTCGCCGGTTTTCAATTCCACATCCGCCAGAAAGCGCTTATAACGCCGGATCAGTGTGCCGGGAATCAGCGGTGGCCAGTCAACGCCTGAAAACAGGCGGTCGAGGGCAGTTTTTTTCATCAGTCACATCTCTTATGACGGTAGAGCCGCCTTCCACGGCGGCGCTTTCGGGGAGTTCTTCCACGACACCATTGAGTTAAGGAAAAACGGAGCCGGACGTCGGGTAAACAGGCTATTCGGTTTGATGACGGGACGCAGAGCGTCCGGTCAGCATTCCAACGCAGAGCGTTGGAACGATATGCAAAATGACAGTTTTCGCGGGGGTGGAACCCCGCGCTACCGTTGGTGGCGGGGATTTTTATTTTGTAAAATTCCCTCAGACGTTCTGCACGTTAACGCCCCATTTTCTCATATGACCTGCGATAAACCCCACGACCCGCTCATGGGTTTTCTGCCCCCTGCCGTCCACGGCCAGCACCTCTCCGAACCGTATGCGGATGGTCTTCCGGGGAAACACCGGCCCGAAATCCTTTAAAAAGGTTCCGTTTCCCTGAAAATCGGTCTTCAGCGCCACCGGCGCCACCGGCACGTTGGCCTTTTTCGCCAGCTTAATGCCCAGAGAGTTGAAATGGGCCGCATCAAAGGAATGGCTTCGGGTGGCCTGGGGGAAAACGATAACGGAGCAGCCCTTTGCCAGCAGCGCCCGGCCTTCGGCCAGGACCTTGCGGAGATCCTCGCGGGGATTTTTCCGGCTGACGGCGATGGGATTTACGGCCCGCATGATATTGCCGAAGACCGGATAATCAAGCAGCGCCTGTTTGACCACGAAAGAGACATCGTTAAATGCCAGGGTGATGCCGGGCAGAAAAAAGGCGTCGATCATGCTCATGTGATTGGCGATAAAGACCAGCGGACCGGTGTGGGCCGCCACATCCGCCAGGCCGGATACATGGAGCCTGCCGCCCACAGATTCGACGCTTCGGATGATATCGACCGAGCCGTCCGCCCACGTCTCGCGGGAATATCGGCCCCGGTCGGCGAGAATGCTGTGGCCGGAAATGATTCTGATAAGGCGGGCATAATAGCCTGCCGTTGCCCCCCCGGGAATTTTTTCAACGGGGAATCGACGGATTTCAGGACTCTGGTATCCGAATCGGGTCTTTAATATGTGCCAAAATGCTTTTCTGTCCATAGGTTCGGATTTTCGGTTTGAGGCGTCAGTCATACACATCGCTTTCACTGGTTCTCTGCCACACCCGCAGGTGAAAAGCCATTCCGTCAGGTATCCGGGAGTAGCGGTCAGCGCAAAAAAACGCCGGTGCCCGGAACACAGCGGATTATTATAGGGGGATTCGCCATCTTTTGCAAACGCTTTGTCCGGGCGCATCTGACGCCGGACCGCCTGCAGCACCAACCCGGTTTAACCGCAGCCGGGCTGTTCATGCTTTCCCGGTTGTCACAGGGTGAGGGCGCTGAGTGGGCAAAAAGAAAAGCCGGGGATGTCAGGAACTCCCGGCTTTTTTCACCGATTCATTAATTCACGGTCCTGTTCAGACGTCAGGTCTGAACGCCCTGTTTTCCGCCGTTCCGGGCGTCGCAGAGTGTCCGGAAGGGCCGTCATAAGCGGCTTCCGGGGGCGTTTTTTTAAGTCACGCGGGACACCTTCGGTATCCCGGCCCCCCGTTCTGATAAAAAGCGGGTTACACCGCAGAGGATGAGAGTTTCGCCGGCGGGGTGAGGCCGTTTTCAAACATATCCCGAAGTTTCAGCCGCCGCTTAAACCCGGTATAAACGGATTTCAGCCGACTGTTCTCCCGCTCCACGCAGGTCCTGAGCGATGTCAGGTTTTCCCCCGGATACGGCGTCTTTTCAGCGATCTCCAGACAGAACGCCATCCCCTGCCGGAGATTGTCTTTAAACGCCTGTATCGCTTTGACC
This window encodes:
- the sfsA gene encoding DNA/RNA nuclease SfsA; amino-acid sequence: MKKTALDRLFSGVDWPPLIPGTLIRRYKRFLADVELKTGETVTAHCPNSGKMTESCLPGQPVYISFHDNPRRKLKYTWELIQMPGSLVGVNTQVPNRLVAESLRAALVPELAGYDRVRREVKAGENSRLDILLTGSNGSRCFVEVKNCTLVRDGVAAFPDAVTDRGRKHLVTLQELAAAGNRCVMFYLIQRTDANVFRPADEIDPAYGEELRRAVANGVEVLAWDVAIDLKRIRLRRRVPYRL
- a CDS encoding lysophospholipid acyltransferase family protein; the encoded protein is MRPDKAFAKDGESPYNNPLCSGHRRFFALTATPGYLTEWLFTCGCGREPVKAMCMTDASNRKSEPMDRKAFWHILKTRFGYQSPEIRRFPVEKIPGGATAGYYARLIRIISGHSILADRGRYSRETWADGSVDIIRSVESVGGRLHVSGLADVAAHTGPLVFIANHMSMIDAFFLPGITLAFNDVSFVVKQALLDYPVFGNIMRAVNPIAVSRKNPREDLRKVLAEGRALLAKGCSVIVFPQATRSHSFDAAHFNSLGIKLAKKANVPVAPVALKTDFQGNGTFLKDFGPVFPRKTIRIRFGEVLAVDGRGQKTHERVVGFIAGHMRKWGVNVQNV